The Candidatus Methylomirabilota bacterium genomic interval CCACGCACCTGCCGCTCGCCAGCAAGGAGAACCGATGGCCGCCTACGTGATCGTCGACGTCGAGGTGCTCGAGCCGGAGCCGTACCAGGAGTACACGCGGGCCGTCCCCGCCTCCCTCGAACCCTTCGGCGGCCGCTTCATCGTCCGCGGCGGCGCCTACGAGACGCTGGAGGGAACCTGGAACCCGCAACGCGTCGTCGTTCTGGAGTTCCCGAGCGTCGAGCAGGCGAACGCCTGGCACGCCTCGCCCGCGTACCAGGCGATCCTGCCGATCCGGC includes:
- a CDS encoding DUF1330 domain-containing protein; this encodes MAAYVIVDVEVLEPEPYQEYTRAVPASLEPFGGRFIVRGGAYETLEGTWNPQRVVVLEFPSVEQANAWHASPAYQAILPIRQRHARTNFLTVVAGV